One window from the genome of Onychomys torridus chromosome 20, mOncTor1.1, whole genome shotgun sequence encodes:
- the Usp15 gene encoding ubiquitin carboxyl-terminal hydrolase 15 isoform X3, with amino-acid sequence MRGEIAKSYAELIKQMWSGKFSYVTPRAFKTQVGRFAPQFSGYQQQDCQELLAFLLDGLHEDLNRIRKKPYIQLKDADGRPDKVVAEEAWENHLKRNDSIIVDIFHGLFKSTLVCPECAKISVTFDPFCYLTLPLPMKKERSLEVYLVRMDPLVKPVQYKVIVPKIGNILDLCTALSALSGVPAEKMTVTDIYNHRFHRIFAMDENLSSIMERDDIYVFEININRTEDTEHVVIPVCLREKFRHSSYTHHTGSSLFGQPFLMAVPRNNTEDKLYNLLLLRMCRYVKMSTETEETDGPLRCCEDQNINGNGPNGIHEEGSPSEMETDEPDDESSQDQELPSENENSQSEDSVGGDNDSENGLCTDETCKGQLTGHKKRLFTFQFINLGNTDINYIKDDTRHIRFDDRQLRLDERSFLALDWDPDLKKRYFDENAAEDFEKHESVEYKPPKKPFVKLKDCIELFTTKEKLGAEDPWYCPNCKEHQQATKKLDLWSLPPVLVVHLKRFSYSRYMRDKLDTLVDFPINDLDMSEFLINPNAGPCRYNLIAVSNHYGGMGGGHYTAFAKNKDDGKWYYFDDSSVSTASEEQIVSKAAYVLFYQRQDTFSGTGFFPLDRETKGASAATGIPLESDEDSNDNDLENENCMHTN; translated from the exons ATGAGAGGTGAAATAGCTAAATCATATGCTGAACTGATCAAGCAGATGTGGTCTGGGAAGTTTAGCTACGTCACTCCCAGAGCATTTAAG ACACAGGTGGGACGATTTGCACCTCAGTTCTCTGGATATCAGCAGCAAGACTGCCAAGAACTATTAGCTTTCCTATTAGATGGACTCCACGAGGATTTGAATAGAATTAGGAAAAAACCATATATTCAGTTAAAAGATGCTGATGGCAGGCCAGATAAG GTGGTTGCTGAGGAAGCCTGGGAAAACCACTTGAAAAGAAATGATTCTATCATAGTAGATATATTCCATGGCCTTTTCAAATCTACTCTAGTGTGTCCTGAGTGTGCTAAGATCTCAGTGACCTTTGACCCTTTTTGTTACTTGACGCTTCCGTTGCCCATGAAAAAAGAGCGGAGCTTGGAAGTTTACTTAGTCAGGATGGACCCACTTGTGAAACCTGTGCAA tacaAAGTTATTGTGCCCAAAATTGGAAATATACTAGATCTTTGTACAGCATTGTCTGCGTTGTCAGGAGTACCTGCAGAGAAG ATGACAGTCACTGACATATACAATCATAGATTTCACAGGATATTTGCCATGGATGAAAACCTCAGTAGTATTATGGAGCGCGATGACATTTACGT GTTCGAAATTAACATCAACAGGACAGAAGACACAGAACATGTGGTTATTCCTGTTTGcctaagagaaaaattcagaCACTCAAGTTACACCCACCATACTGGCTCTTCACTGTTTGGTCAGCCTTTTCTTATGGCTGTACCACGAAACAATactgaagataaactctataatCTCCTACTCTTGAGAATGTG CCGGTATGTCAAGATGTCTACTGAAACCGAAGAAACTGATGGGCCCCTGCGTTGCTGTGAGGACCAGAATATTAATGGGAATGGCCCAAATGGCATACATGAAGAAGGCTCACCAA GTGAGATGGAGACAGATGAACCAGACGACGAGTCCAGTCAGGACCAAGAGCTTCCTTCAGAGAATGAGAACAGTCAGTCTGAAGATTCGGTTGGAGGAGATAATGACTCTGAAAACGGATTGTGTACTGACGAAACTTGCAAAGGTCAACTCACGGGACACAAAAAGCGATTGTTTACATTCCAGTTCATCAATTTAGGCAATACTGAtatcaactacatcaaagatgaCACCAGGCATATAAGATTTGACGATAGGCAGCTTCGGCTAGATG AAAGATCCTTTCTCGCTTTGGACTGGGATCCTGATCTGAAAAAGAGGTACTTCGATGAGAACGCCGCTGAG GATTTTGAAAAACATGAAAGTGTGGAATATAAACCTCCCAAAAAACCCTTTGTGAAATTGAAAGACTGCATTGAGCTTtttacaacaaaagaaaaactcgGTGCTGAAGACCCCTG GTACTGTCCAAACTGTAAAGAACATCAGCAAGCCACAAAGAAGCTGGATCTGTGGTCGCTGCCTCCGGTGCTTGTGGTGCATCTCAAGCGGTTTTCCTACAGTCGGTACATGAGAGACAAGTTAGACACTTTAGTAGATTTCCCCATCAA TGACTTGGATATGTCAGAATTCTTAATTAATCCAAACGCAGGCCCTTGCCGCTATAATTTGATTGCTGTTTCCAACCACTATGGCGGGATGGGAGGTGGTCATT ATACTGCTTTTGCAAAAAATAAAGATGACGGAAAATGGTACTATTTTGATGACAGTAGTGTCTCCACTGCATCTGAAGAACAAATTGTG TCCAAAGCAGCGTACGTCCTCTTCTACCAGAGACAGGACACTTTCAGTGGGACTGGCTTCTTCCCCCTGGACCGAGAAACGAAAGGTGCTTCAGCTGCCACAGGCATCCCCCTAGAAAGTGATGAAGACAGCAATGACAATGACCTAGAAAACGAGAACTGTATGCACACTAACTAA